In the genome of Cryptomeria japonica chromosome 8, Sugi_1.0, whole genome shotgun sequence, one region contains:
- the LOC131050589 gene encoding uncharacterized protein LOC131050589 gives MLENEAIKYAALHLDGVAHEWWHHGQVTLGHNQIVTYVEFTEKLIDRFDSKDPELHLKDLTQLKQFGTAKQYISEFEKLVVLVTEISERHKIVIFIDGLSDSLKGHRCSGKGKIHYIEVMLDSDDEENVDPNIETIPQNTESGTSTKHGEGVIAFMIGTPHYNIFIVRGVLNGQRVVVMLDSGSTHNFIDAALVEKCGSQTEKHEGFDVRVVGGTNLSSTH, from the exons ATGTTGGAAAATGAAGCAATCAAATATGCAGCATTACATCTTGATggtgtagcacatgaatggtggcaccaTGGGCAGGTAACCTTGGGTCATAATCAGATTgttacatatgttgaattcactgagaaacttattgatagATTTGACTCTAAAGATCCTGAACTTCATCTTAAAGATTTAACTCAGCTTAAGCAATTTGGAACTGCTAAACAATACatttctgaatttgaaaaattggtaGTTTTAGTAACTGAAATTTCAGAAAGACATAAAATTGTGATATTCatagatggattgtctgattcGCTCAAAG GACACAGATGTTCGGGAAAGGGAAAAATTCATTACATTGAGGTTATGTTAGATAGTGATgatgaagagaatgttgatcctaatatagAAACTATACCACAGAACACAGAATCAGGGACAAGCACTAAACATGGAGAAGGGGTAATTGCATTTATGATAGGAACacctcattataatattttcatagttagaggagttttgaatgggcAGCGTGTGGTTGTcatgcttgatagtggttctactcataattttatagatgcagcTCTTGTGGAAAAATGTGGATCGCAAACTGAAAAACATGAAGGTTTTGATGTTAGAGTTGTAGGTGGAACTAATTTGTCCAGTACTCATTAA